One genomic segment of Streptomyces sp. RerS4 includes these proteins:
- a CDS encoding fibronectin type III domain-containing protein: MRRTTPPRPLRATLALTLALAALGACAPDGGDAPPAPVGLTAQAGSATSVHVMWDSAPAADRVTGYQVFQSGRLVRELPADKTMVDITDLAPRTAYAFTVRAKDATGRRSAPSATAEVTTPLARAEDRQAPTAPTATTGRAEGPRTVRLDWAAATDDTGVTAYDVHQGGVRIHTAGAGERGATLTGLQPGTAYEFTVRARDGADNASPDGPTVTVTTPADPARGPRTAPGAFTATAAPGAVELGWSAPDTGRPTTEYELYVNDKPVTVIQFGAGAVPTGRAAYRLTASEPAGTVWTLKLRARLPDGNWGAFCEERRITLTG, from the coding sequence GTGCGACGCACCACTCCCCCGCGCCCCCTCCGCGCGACCCTCGCCCTCACCCTGGCCCTCGCCGCCCTCGGCGCGTGCGCCCCGGACGGCGGCGACGCCCCGCCCGCGCCCGTCGGACTCACCGCCCAAGCCGGCAGCGCCACGTCCGTCCACGTCATGTGGGACTCGGCCCCCGCCGCCGACCGGGTCACCGGCTACCAGGTCTTCCAGTCCGGCCGACTGGTGCGCGAACTGCCCGCCGACAAGACGATGGTGGACATCACGGACCTCGCGCCGCGGACCGCCTACGCGTTCACCGTCCGGGCCAAGGACGCCACCGGCAGGCGCTCCGCCCCGAGCGCGACCGCCGAGGTGACCACCCCGCTCGCCCGCGCCGAGGACCGTCAGGCCCCCACGGCCCCGACCGCCACCACCGGCCGCGCCGAGGGTCCCCGTACGGTCCGCCTCGACTGGGCGGCGGCGACGGACGACACGGGCGTGACCGCGTACGACGTCCACCAGGGCGGCGTCCGGATCCACACGGCCGGCGCCGGCGAGCGCGGCGCCACCCTGACCGGACTCCAGCCCGGCACGGCGTACGAGTTCACCGTGCGCGCCCGGGACGGCGCCGACAACGCCTCCCCCGACGGCCCCACCGTCACCGTGACCACCCCCGCCGACCCGGCGCGGGGCCCGCGCACCGCGCCCGGCGCCTTCACGGCGACGGCCGCGCCCGGGGCCGTCGAGCTCGGCTGGAGCGCCCCCGACACCGGCCGCCCGACTACCGAGTACGAGCTCTACGTCAACGACAAGCCCGTCACCGTCATCCAGTTCGGCGCCGGCGCGGTACCCACGGGCCGGGCCGCGTACCGGCTCACCGCGAGCGAGCCGGCCGGGACGGTCTGGACCCTGAAACTGCGCGCCCGACTGCCCGACGGCAACTGGGGCGCCTTCTGCGAGGAACGCCGGATCACCCTCACCGGCTGA
- a CDS encoding 6-phosphofructokinase, giving the protein MRIGVLTSGGDCPGLNAVIRSVVHRAVVDHGDEVIGFRDGWRGLLECDYRKLDLDAVGGILALGGTILGSSRVQPAHLRDGVERARGHVADLGLDAIIPIGGEGTLKAANLLAQAGLPIVGVPKTIDNDIASTDVTFGFDTAVGVATEALDRLKTTAESHQRVMVVEVMGRHTGWIALHSGMAAGAHAIVVPERPFDIEELTAIVGERFSAGKRFAIVVVAEGAKPAEGSMAFEDGGTDMYGHERFAGIGNRLAVELEARLGKEARPVILGHVQRGGTPTAYDRVLATRFGWHAVEAAHRGEFGMLTALRGTDIVMVPLAEATSTLKTVPADRYAEAQTVL; this is encoded by the coding sequence ATGCGCATTGGTGTGCTCACTTCCGGCGGCGACTGCCCCGGCCTCAACGCCGTCATCCGCTCCGTCGTGCACCGAGCCGTCGTCGACCACGGCGACGAGGTCATCGGCTTCCGCGATGGCTGGCGCGGCCTGCTGGAGTGCGACTACCGCAAGCTCGACCTGGACGCCGTCGGCGGCATCCTGGCCCTCGGCGGCACGATCCTCGGCTCCTCCCGCGTCCAGCCCGCGCACCTGCGCGACGGTGTGGAGCGGGCCCGCGGGCACGTCGCCGACCTGGGTCTGGACGCGATCATCCCGATCGGCGGCGAGGGCACGCTGAAGGCCGCCAACCTGCTCGCGCAGGCCGGGCTGCCGATCGTCGGCGTTCCGAAGACCATCGACAACGACATCGCCTCGACGGACGTCACCTTCGGCTTCGACACGGCCGTCGGCGTCGCCACCGAGGCCCTGGACCGGCTGAAGACCACCGCCGAGTCCCACCAGCGGGTGATGGTCGTGGAGGTCATGGGACGCCACACCGGGTGGATCGCCCTGCACTCGGGCATGGCCGCCGGCGCCCACGCCATCGTCGTGCCGGAGCGTCCCTTCGACATCGAGGAGCTGACGGCGATCGTCGGCGAGCGGTTCTCGGCGGGCAAGCGGTTCGCGATCGTCGTCGTCGCGGAGGGCGCGAAGCCGGCCGAGGGCTCGATGGCCTTCGAGGACGGTGGTACGGACATGTACGGACACGAGCGCTTCGCCGGGATCGGCAACCGGCTCGCCGTCGAGCTGGAGGCGCGGCTCGGCAAGGAGGCCCGTCCCGTCATCCTGGGCCACGTCCAGCGCGGTGGCACGCCGACCGCGTACGACCGGGTCCTGGCGACCCGCTTCGGCTGGCATGCGGTGGAGGCCGCGCACCGGGGCGAATTCGGCATGCTGACCGCCCTGCGCGGCACCGACATCGTCATGGTGCCGCTGGCCGAGGCCACCTCCACGCTGAAGACGGTGCCCGCCGACCGGTACGCCGAGGCCCAGACGGTCCTGTGA
- a CDS encoding glutamine amidotransferase, which translates to MSDNSLRLVWVYPDLLSTYGDQGNALVVERRARQRGLDVQRVDVRSDQPIPTSGDIYLIGGGEDRPQRLAAERLLRDGGLERAVSNGAIVFSVCAGYQILGKEFVNDMGQRQEGLGLLDVVTVRGEGERCVGDVLADIDPRLNLPPLTGFENHQGVTHLGPTARPFARTRLGRGNGTGDGTEGAYNDTVFGTYMHGPVMARNPLIADLLLKLALDVNALPAIDDRWYEALRAERIAAASEPA; encoded by the coding sequence ATGAGCGACAACAGCCTGCGTCTGGTGTGGGTCTACCCCGACCTGCTCAGCACGTACGGAGACCAGGGCAACGCCCTCGTGGTGGAGCGCCGGGCGCGCCAGCGCGGCCTGGACGTGCAGCGCGTGGACGTGCGCAGCGACCAGCCCATCCCCACGTCGGGTGACATCTACCTGATCGGCGGCGGTGAGGACCGCCCGCAGCGGCTGGCGGCGGAGCGCCTGCTGCGCGACGGCGGCCTGGAGCGCGCCGTCTCGAACGGGGCGATCGTCTTCTCCGTGTGCGCCGGGTACCAGATCCTCGGCAAGGAATTCGTCAACGACATGGGCCAGCGCCAGGAGGGCCTCGGCCTGCTGGACGTCGTCACGGTGCGCGGTGAGGGCGAGCGGTGCGTCGGCGACGTCCTCGCCGACATCGACCCGCGGCTGAACCTGCCCCCGCTGACGGGCTTCGAGAACCACCAGGGCGTCACCCACCTCGGCCCGACGGCCAGGCCGTTCGCCCGCACCCGCCTGGGCCGGGGCAACGGCACGGGCGACGGCACGGAGGGCGCGTACAACGACACCGTGTTCGGCACGTACATGCACGGCCCCGTCATGGCCCGCAACCCGCTGATCGCCGACCTGCTGCTGAAGCTGGCCCTCGACGTGAACGCGCTGCCGGCCATAGACGACCGTTGGTACGAGGCGCTGCGCGCGGAGCGCATCGCCGCGGCCTCCGAGCCCGCGTAG
- a CDS encoding SRPBCC family protein → MPVIRIIRRTSLPPEETWRRLTAWESHGAYVPLTETIIETPPPTCVGTRFTARTGVGRITFDDPMDVVRWEPPRLVRLEKRGRVVTGWAEIELHPSSAGGTEVHWRESIRVRGVPRFLDPLTAGAARLLFGRTVTGLLRAPGAPDAPGAG, encoded by the coding sequence ATGCCCGTTATCCGGATCATTCGCCGCACTTCCCTCCCGCCCGAGGAGACCTGGCGGCGGCTCACGGCCTGGGAATCACACGGCGCGTACGTCCCGCTGACCGAGACGATCATCGAGACGCCGCCTCCGACGTGCGTCGGGACCCGCTTCACGGCGCGCACGGGAGTGGGCAGGATCACGTTCGACGATCCGATGGACGTCGTCCGCTGGGAGCCCCCGCGCCTGGTGCGGTTGGAGAAGCGGGGGCGGGTGGTGACCGGCTGGGCCGAGATCGAGCTCCACCCTTCCTCGGCCGGTGGTACGGAGGTCCACTGGCGCGAGTCCATCCGCGTACGCGGGGTTCCCCGCTTCCTGGACCCGCTGACCGCCGGCGCGGCCCGTCTCCTGTTCGGCCGGACGGTGACGGGCCTCCTGCGCGCTCCGGGCGCTCCCGACGCTCCGGGCGCCGGCTAG
- a CDS encoding cytochrome c oxidase assembly protein encodes MDHSGHGMDMNMDLPPFTLGRGLEFSFDAFFLFGSLLALALYGWGVLRLRRRGDSWSAGRTTAFTLGVLTVILVMCTKLNDYGMVMFSVHMVQHMVISMITPILLLLGAPMTLALRALPPAGRGRKGPRELLLMLLHSRYMRIITHPAFTIPMFIASLYALYFTPLFDFLMESRTGHIAMMLHFLAVGVIFFWPIMGVDPGPHRPGYVMRMLELFAGMPFHAFFGIALMMASEPMIKTYANPPASLGIDPLLDQQWGGGIAWAFSEIPSVLVLIALMYQWYHSEQRTAKRADRAADRDGDQELEAYNAYLASLQGRGR; translated from the coding sequence ATGGACCACAGCGGGCACGGCATGGACATGAACATGGACCTGCCGCCGTTCACCCTCGGGCGTGGTCTGGAGTTCTCCTTCGACGCCTTTTTCCTCTTCGGTTCCCTGCTGGCGCTCGCCCTCTACGGGTGGGGCGTGCTGCGGCTGCGGCGGCGCGGGGACTCCTGGTCGGCCGGCCGGACCACCGCCTTCACCCTCGGCGTGCTGACGGTGATCCTGGTGATGTGCACCAAGCTGAACGACTACGGCATGGTCATGTTCAGCGTGCACATGGTCCAGCACATGGTGATCAGCATGATCACTCCGATCCTGCTGCTCCTCGGGGCGCCGATGACCCTGGCCCTGCGCGCGCTGCCGCCGGCCGGGCGCGGTCGCAAGGGTCCGCGCGAGCTGCTCCTGATGCTGCTGCACAGCCGGTACATGCGGATCATCACGCACCCGGCCTTCACCATCCCGATGTTCATCGCCAGTCTGTACGCCCTGTACTTCACGCCGCTGTTCGACTTCCTGATGGAGAGCCGGACCGGCCACATCGCGATGATGCTCCACTTCCTCGCGGTCGGCGTGATCTTCTTCTGGCCGATCATGGGCGTGGACCCGGGCCCGCACCGGCCCGGCTACGTGATGCGGATGCTGGAGCTGTTCGCGGGCATGCCCTTCCACGCCTTCTTCGGCATCGCGCTGATGATGGCGAGCGAGCCGATGATCAAGACGTACGCGAACCCGCCTGCGTCCCTCGGCATCGACCCCCTGCTCGACCAGCAGTGGGGCGGCGGCATCGCCTGGGCGTTCAGCGAGATCCCGTCGGTGCTGGTGCTGATCGCCCTGATGTACCAGTGGTACCACTCCGAGCAGCGGACGGCGAAGCGGGCGGACCGGGCCGCCGATCGCGACGGTGACCAGGAGCTGGAGGCGTACAACGCGTATCTGGCCTCGCTCCAAGGGCGCGGCCGGTAG
- a CDS encoding DUF5999 family protein: protein MCSHQPPCPPADSADHDAARVVASHPEQGWSLLCNGVVVFDDTGELLPEGTTVEPRRPALV from the coding sequence ATGTGCTCCCACCAGCCCCCCTGCCCGCCCGCCGACAGCGCGGACCACGACGCGGCCCGCGTCGTGGCCTCCCATCCCGAACAGGGATGGAGTCTGCTCTGCAACGGCGTCGTGGTCTTCGACGACACCGGTGAACTGCTCCCCGAGGGCACGACGGTGGAACCCCGCCGTCCGGCCCTGGTCTGA
- a CDS encoding TetR family transcriptional regulator, with amino-acid sequence MQTSQQAGESGAAERRRRELLEAADRVVLRDGPKASMNAIAAEAGITKPILYRHFGDKAGLYQALAVRHTDALLDSLRAALDAPAERRSRVESTLETYLAAIEARPQVYRFLMHPAEDSHTAERGFDVGLHSVPLLRRLGEELAKVIGERVDLGPDGERQARIWGHGIVGMMHAAGDWWLGERPCGRAELVAGLTDLLWGRLATAGNREGGPGF; translated from the coding sequence ATGCAGACCAGTCAGCAGGCCGGCGAGTCAGGGGCGGCCGAACGCCGCCGCCGGGAGCTGCTGGAGGCCGCCGACCGCGTCGTCCTGAGGGACGGCCCGAAGGCCTCCATGAACGCCATCGCCGCCGAGGCCGGCATCACCAAGCCGATCCTCTACCGGCACTTCGGGGACAAGGCGGGCCTCTACCAGGCCCTCGCCGTCCGGCACACCGACGCCCTGCTCGACTCGCTGCGGGCCGCGCTCGACGCCCCCGCGGAGCGCCGCAGCCGGGTCGAGTCGACGCTGGAGACCTACCTCGCCGCCATCGAGGCCCGCCCGCAGGTGTACCGGTTCCTCATGCACCCGGCCGAGGACTCGCACACCGCCGAGCGCGGATTCGACGTCGGCCTGCACTCGGTTCCGCTGCTGCGCCGGCTCGGCGAGGAGCTGGCCAAGGTGATCGGCGAACGCGTCGACCTCGGGCCGGACGGGGAGCGGCAGGCCCGCATCTGGGGCCACGGCATCGTCGGCATGATGCACGCGGCCGGGGACTGGTGGCTCGGCGAGCGCCCCTGCGGGCGCGCGGAGCTGGTGGCCGGTCTCACCGACCTGCTGTGGGGCCGGCTGGCCACCGCGGGCAACCGCGAGGGCGGCCCGGGTTTTTGA
- a CDS encoding NB-ARC domain-containing protein, whose translation MFGEYSVNDHQADPARGKPAPESVAVPGNLPPETASFIGRDGELARLRPLLRERRLVTLTGVGGVGKSRLALRAAAARAQARPDGVWWVDLSPLRAPGLLTTTVAHAIGLADHSAHSLDEELCAWMADKELLLVLDTCEHLVTEVRHLAGELLQSAPGLTVLTTSRERLGSPGELVFEVRPLSTDGPDSEALALFRARSLAAAPHRAAVFADPARARIAAEVCRRLDGIPLALELAGARLRRWTLEQTARRLDARFEVLTDGRRAPGHRHSTLRTAIGWSHELCEPLERLLWARLSVFTGDFDVAAARAVCSGGPLPAARVERVLEGLVAKSVVRRSEQRGAGARYRILDTIREFGHDWLTELGEVRSVADRHAHWYAALCGAAERGWLGPGQVDWHRRMTAEHAQVRTALEHLLGTDPRAALEMAGDLWFYWFACGHVHEGRAFLERALAGAPATGAAHTQALWALGLTMLLQGDLAGAGEVATRCVRAAARLADPERELRAAYLRAVAVMMPGDPAEALELAGPRARASHGGRPGGAGLLLCRLAGAYALCDLGRFEEATREAEALRAACAELGERWLRAYADYVLAVAALGLGRHGEAARHVRAMLSAKRLLGDRLGIALGLDLLATAVAGLGDGELAARLLGTGYAWWRTAGRPQMGSPSLTALRDEGERQARAAIGDAAYESAFLGGAAAPTG comes from the coding sequence GTGTTCGGTGAGTACTCGGTCAACGACCATCAGGCGGACCCCGCACGCGGGAAACCCGCGCCGGAATCGGTCGCCGTGCCGGGAAACCTGCCGCCGGAGACGGCGAGCTTCATCGGCCGGGACGGTGAACTCGCCCGCCTGCGCCCCCTGTTGCGCGAACGAAGACTGGTCACCCTGACCGGCGTCGGCGGCGTCGGCAAGTCCCGGCTCGCACTGCGGGCCGCCGCCGCACGCGCCCAGGCCCGCCCCGACGGGGTCTGGTGGGTGGACCTGTCCCCGCTGCGCGCCCCGGGACTGCTCACCACCACCGTCGCCCACGCCATCGGCCTCGCCGACCACTCCGCGCACTCCCTCGACGAGGAACTGTGCGCGTGGATGGCCGACAAGGAACTGCTGCTCGTCCTCGACACCTGCGAACACCTGGTCACCGAGGTCCGGCACCTGGCGGGCGAACTCCTGCAGTCCGCCCCCGGCCTGACCGTCCTCACCACCTCCCGGGAACGCCTTGGCTCCCCCGGCGAGTTGGTCTTCGAGGTCCGCCCGCTGTCCACCGACGGCCCCGACAGCGAGGCACTGGCCCTCTTCCGGGCCCGGTCCCTGGCCGCCGCACCGCACCGCGCCGCCGTCTTCGCCGACCCGGCGCGCGCCCGGATCGCCGCCGAGGTGTGCCGCCGCCTCGACGGCATCCCGCTCGCCCTGGAGTTGGCCGGAGCCCGGCTGCGGCGGTGGACCCTGGAACAGACGGCCCGACGGCTCGACGCGCGCTTCGAGGTGCTCACAGACGGCCGTCGCGCGCCCGGTCACCGCCACAGCACGCTGCGGACCGCGATCGGCTGGAGCCACGAGCTGTGCGAGCCGTTGGAACGGCTGCTGTGGGCCCGACTCTCCGTCTTCACCGGGGACTTCGACGTGGCCGCCGCCCGCGCGGTCTGCTCCGGCGGGCCGCTGCCCGCGGCCCGGGTCGAGCGGGTGCTGGAGGGGCTCGTCGCGAAGTCCGTCGTACGGCGCTCCGAGCAACGGGGAGCGGGGGCCCGCTACCGGATCCTGGACACCATCCGCGAGTTCGGTCACGACTGGCTGACGGAGCTGGGCGAGGTCCGGAGCGTCGCCGACCGGCACGCCCACTGGTACGCCGCACTGTGCGGGGCCGCCGAGCGGGGCTGGCTGGGGCCGGGCCAGGTGGACTGGCACCGCAGGATGACCGCCGAGCACGCCCAGGTGCGCACCGCCCTGGAACACCTGCTGGGCACCGACCCGCGGGCGGCCCTGGAGATGGCCGGGGACCTGTGGTTCTACTGGTTCGCGTGCGGGCACGTCCACGAGGGCCGGGCCTTCCTGGAACGGGCCCTCGCCGGGGCCCCGGCCACGGGCGCCGCCCACACCCAGGCCCTGTGGGCCCTCGGCCTGACGATGCTGCTCCAGGGGGACCTGGCCGGCGCCGGGGAGGTCGCCACGCGGTGCGTCCGGGCCGCGGCGCGTCTCGCGGATCCGGAGCGGGAGCTGCGCGCCGCCTACCTTCGGGCCGTGGCCGTGATGATGCCGGGTGACCCGGCGGAGGCGCTGGAGCTGGCCGGACCCCGGGCGCGGGCGAGCCACGGTGGACGGCCGGGCGGGGCGGGCCTGCTGCTGTGCCGGCTGGCCGGCGCGTACGCGCTGTGCGACCTCGGGCGCTTCGAGGAGGCCACGCGGGAGGCGGAGGCGCTGCGCGCGGCCTGCGCGGAGCTGGGCGAGCGGTGGCTGCGGGCGTACGCGGACTACGTCCTGGCCGTGGCCGCGCTCGGGCTCGGCCGGCACGGGGAGGCGGCCCGGCACGTCCGGGCCATGCTCTCGGCGAAGCGGCTGCTGGGGGACCGCCTCGGCATCGCGTTGGGCTTGGACCTGCTGGCGACCGCCGTGGCGGGGCTGGGCGACGGGGAACTGGCCGCTCGGCTGCTGGGCACCGGGTACGCCTGGTGGCGCACGGCGGGCCGGCCGCAGATGGGTTCGCCCTCGCTGACGGCCCTGCGGGACGAGGGCGAGCGGCAGGCGCGGGCGGCGATCGGCGACGCGGCCTACGAGAGCGCGTTCCTGGGCGGCGCGGCGGCGCCCACCGGCTGA
- a CDS encoding acyl-CoA dehydrogenase family protein, giving the protein MAEFTMELNEDQTQVRDWIHGFAADVIRPAAAEWDEREETPWPVIQEAAKVGIYSLDFYAQQFFDPTGLGIPMAMEELFWGDAGIALSIVGTGLAAIGVLANGTEEQIGTWIPQMYGTPDDVKVAAFCSSEPDAGSDVGAMRTRAVYDQAKDEWVLNGTKTWATNGGIANVHIVVAVVDPELGTKGHASFIVPPHTPGLSQGQKFKKHGIRASHTAEVVLEDVRVPGSCLLGGKDKLDERLARARERAAAGGGERVKNAAMATFEASRPAVGAMAVGTARAAYEVALDYAKTRTQFGRPIIDNQGVAFQLADMRTQIDAARLLVWRASWMAVAGKPFTSAEGSMSKLYASEVAKKVTAQAVQILGGNGFTREYPVERMHRDAAIYTIFEGTSEIQRLVIARTLSGMPIR; this is encoded by the coding sequence GTGGCGGAGTTCACCATGGAGCTGAACGAGGACCAGACGCAGGTACGGGACTGGATCCACGGCTTCGCCGCCGATGTGATCCGGCCCGCCGCCGCCGAATGGGACGAGCGGGAGGAAACTCCCTGGCCGGTCATCCAGGAGGCCGCCAAGGTCGGCATCTACTCCCTGGACTTCTACGCCCAGCAGTTCTTCGACCCGACCGGCCTCGGCATCCCGATGGCCATGGAGGAACTGTTCTGGGGCGACGCCGGCATCGCCCTGTCGATCGTCGGCACCGGCCTCGCCGCCATCGGCGTCCTCGCGAACGGCACCGAGGAGCAGATCGGCACCTGGATCCCCCAGATGTACGGCACCCCGGACGACGTGAAGGTCGCCGCGTTCTGCTCCTCCGAGCCCGACGCCGGCTCCGACGTCGGCGCGATGCGCACCCGGGCCGTCTACGACCAGGCCAAGGACGAGTGGGTGCTGAACGGCACCAAGACCTGGGCGACCAACGGCGGCATCGCCAACGTCCACATCGTCGTCGCCGTCGTCGACCCGGAACTCGGCACCAAGGGCCACGCCTCCTTCATCGTGCCGCCCCACACCCCGGGCCTCTCCCAGGGCCAGAAGTTCAAGAAGCACGGCATCCGCGCCTCGCACACCGCGGAAGTGGTGCTGGAGGACGTCCGCGTACCCGGCTCCTGCCTGCTCGGCGGCAAGGACAAGCTCGACGAGCGCCTCGCGCGGGCCCGTGAGCGGGCGGCGGCCGGTGGCGGCGAGCGCGTGAAGAACGCCGCGATGGCCACCTTCGAGGCCTCCCGCCCGGCCGTCGGGGCTATGGCCGTCGGCACGGCGCGCGCCGCCTACGAGGTCGCCCTCGACTACGCGAAGACCCGCACCCAGTTCGGCCGCCCGATCATCGACAACCAGGGCGTGGCCTTCCAGCTCGCCGACATGCGCACGCAGATCGACGCGGCCCGGCTGCTGGTGTGGCGGGCGTCCTGGATGGCGGTCGCGGGCAAGCCCTTCACCTCGGCGGAGGGCTCGATGTCGAAGCTCTACGCGAGCGAGGTGGCCAAGAAGGTCACCGCCCAGGCCGTGCAGATCCTCGGCGGCAACGGCTTCACCCGCGAGTACCCGGTGGAGCGCATGCACCGGGACGCGGCCATCTACACGATCTTCGAGGGCACCAGCGAGATCCAGCGCCTGGTGATCGCGCGGACCCTCTCGGGCATGCCGATCCGCTAG
- a CDS encoding MurT ligase domain-containing protein has translation MAGNTEPLSPRAKLAVTAGKAAAAVSRAAGRGSGSVIGGKVALRLDPDLLGALAQHLDVVLVSATNGKTTTTRLIAEALRASGPVVSNALGANMPAGITSALAGGSDAKYGVIEVDEKYLAGVARDVTPKVIALLNLSRDQLDRAAETRMLAEKWREGLQGSKAVIVANCDDPLIVWSASSSQNVVWVAAGQEWKDDAWSCPSCGGVMQRPGDDWFCAECGFRRPAPSWVLSGDHVLDPHGSAWPIHLQLPGRANKANAATSAAVAAVFGVPPQVALERMYQVQAVAGRYDVVNFMGRELRLLLAKNPAGWLETFSLIDPAPAPVILSVNARGADGTDTSWLWDVDYPRLAGHPIFVIGDRKLDLAVRLEVAGLDFRVCETLDEAVQLAPPGQIELIANYTAFQDVRRRVGN, from the coding sequence ATGGCAGGCAACACGGAGCCGCTTTCGCCGCGGGCCAAGCTGGCCGTGACGGCGGGCAAGGCCGCGGCGGCGGTGTCGCGGGCCGCGGGACGCGGAAGCGGATCGGTGATCGGTGGCAAGGTCGCGCTCAGGCTGGACCCCGATCTTCTCGGCGCGCTGGCGCAGCATCTCGATGTCGTCCTCGTCTCCGCGACGAACGGCAAGACCACGACGACCCGACTGATCGCCGAGGCCCTGCGGGCCAGCGGTCCGGTCGTCTCGAACGCGCTGGGCGCCAACATGCCGGCGGGCATCACCTCGGCCCTGGCCGGCGGCTCGGACGCCAAGTACGGCGTCATCGAGGTCGACGAGAAGTACCTGGCCGGAGTGGCCCGGGACGTCACCCCCAAGGTGATCGCCCTGCTGAACCTCTCCCGCGACCAGCTGGACCGCGCGGCCGAGACCCGCATGCTCGCCGAGAAGTGGCGCGAGGGCCTCCAGGGCTCCAAGGCGGTCATCGTGGCGAACTGCGACGACCCGCTGATCGTGTGGTCGGCGTCCTCGTCGCAGAACGTGGTGTGGGTCGCCGCCGGCCAGGAGTGGAAGGACGACGCCTGGTCGTGCCCCTCCTGTGGTGGCGTCATGCAGCGCCCCGGCGACGACTGGTTCTGCGCCGAGTGCGGTTTCCGGCGTCCCGCCCCGAGCTGGGTGCTCTCCGGCGACCACGTGCTGGACCCGCACGGCAGCGCCTGGCCGATCCACCTCCAGCTCCCGGGCCGCGCCAACAAGGCGAACGCCGCCACCTCGGCCGCCGTGGCCGCCGTGTTCGGCGTGCCGCCGCAGGTCGCGCTGGAGCGCATGTACCAGGTCCAGGCCGTCGCCGGCCGCTACGACGTGGTCAACTTCATGGGCCGTGAGCTGCGTCTGCTCCTCGCGAAGAACCCGGCGGGCTGGCTCGAAACGTTTTCGCTGATCGACCCGGCGCCCGCGCCGGTGATCCTGTCGGTCAACGCCCGCGGCGCCGACGGCACCGACACCTCCTGGCTGTGGGACGTGGACTACCCGCGTCTGGCCGGCCACCCGATCTTCGTGATCGGCGACCGCAAGCTGGACCTCGCGGTCCGCCTGGAGGTCGCGGGCCTGGACTTCCGCGTCTGCGAGACCCTCGACGAGGCCGTGCAGCTGGCGCCGCCCGGTCAGATCGAGCTGATCGCCAACTACACCGCCTTCCAGGACGTGCGCCGCCGCGTCGGCAACTAG
- the def gene encoding peptide deformylase, which yields MRQRPIPGTTGLVRTMSLLGDPVLHSPCAEVTDFGPELARLVEDMFATMYAAQGVGLAANQIGIGQRVFVYDCPDDEEVRHLGHIVNPRLVEADGDEFIGPEGCLSLPGLEAGTARFDRAVVEGFTSDGNPVRIEGTGFFARCLQHECDHLDGTVYADRVTGLRARRLRRAIRKAPWGDRAPRDGAERGEG from the coding sequence ATGCGACAGCGCCCCATCCCCGGTACCACCGGACTCGTCCGCACCATGAGCCTGCTGGGTGATCCGGTGCTCCACTCGCCCTGCGCCGAGGTCACCGACTTCGGCCCCGAACTCGCCCGCCTCGTCGAGGACATGTTCGCGACGATGTACGCCGCCCAGGGCGTCGGCCTCGCCGCGAACCAGATCGGGATCGGGCAGCGGGTCTTCGTCTACGACTGCCCCGACGACGAGGAGGTCCGCCACCTCGGTCATATCGTCAACCCGCGTCTGGTGGAAGCCGACGGCGACGAGTTCATCGGTCCGGAGGGCTGTCTGTCGCTGCCGGGACTGGAGGCGGGCACCGCCCGCTTCGACCGCGCGGTCGTCGAGGGGTTCACCTCGGACGGGAACCCGGTGCGCATCGAGGGCACCGGATTCTTCGCGCGCTGCCTCCAGCACGAGTGCGACCACCTCGACGGCACGGTCTACGCGGACCGGGTCACCGGGCTGCGGGCCCGCCGGCTGCGCCGGGCGATCCGCAAGGCCCCGTGGGGCGACCGTGCACCGCGCGACGGAGCGGAGCGCGGGGAGGGGTGA